Below is a genomic region from Rouxiella chamberiensis.
TAAAGTAGTCGGCGATGTTGAATTTGAAACCGCTTCAGAGCGCGCTTCATTTATCACCCCGGTTCCAGGTGGCGTAGGTCCGATGACCGTTGCTACACTTATTCAAAATACCTTGCAGGCATGCGAGGAATATCACGACGTGAATTCTCACTAAGACAGGATGGCATGGAAACTTTTTATCTCGAATCTCACCCGCACGTAGAACTCTGCGACCTGCTCAAATTTATGGGCTGGTGCGAGAGTGGCGCTGCAGCAAAAGCGGTGATTGCCGAAGGTCTGGTCAAAGTTAACGGTCAGGTTGAAACCCGCAAGCGCTGCAAGATTGTCGCTGACCAGCAAATCGAATTTGCCAGCAGCAAGATGGTCGTCAAAGCTTCCGAGTAATCAGACGCACCTGACAGGCTCAATAAAAAACGGCGGTTAAGCAATTAACCGCCGTTTTTTTATGGCTCGAAGAGATTAAAAATAAACCTGTAGCCTCAAGCTAAGGCTAGGCGACGACTAAGCAAATTCCCGGGAGCTTAGACTACCAAGCGACTGGGGTGAGCGAAGGAAGTCAACGCCGCTGTAGCGCAAAAGATACGGTTTATTTGCGACGCCAGGTAGTACCAGCCGCCCCATCTTCCAGCACAATGCCCATTTCGTTGAGACGGTCACGGGCTTTGTCGGCCATTGCCCAGTCTTTGCTTGCGCGCGCATCGTTACGCTGCTTGATGAGCGCTTCGATTTCCGCGACTTCGCCATCATCTGACTGTGCGCCTGATTGCAGGAACTGCTCCGGCTCCTGAGTCAGCAGGCCCAACACACCCGCCAGACGACGAAGTTCCGCTGCCAGACCGTTGGCTGCCTCCAGATTTTCACTTTTCAGGCGATTGATGTCGCGCGCCATATCAAACAGCACGGAATAGGCTTCCGGGGTGTTGAAATCGTCATCCATTGCCGCACGGAAACGCGCTTCAAACGCTTCTCCGCCCGCGGGCGCAGCGGTCGCATCAGTACCACGGAGTGCAGTGTACAGGCGCTCCATCGAGGTTCTGGCGAGTTTCAGGTTCTCTTCGCTGTAGTTCAGCTGGCTACGATAATGGCCCGACATCAGGAAGTAACGCACGCTTTCGGCGTCGTAATATTTCAGCACATCACGCACGGTAAAGAAGTTATCCAGTGATTTGGACATTTTCTCGCGGTCGATCATCACCATGCCGGAGTGCATCCAGGTATTGACGTAAGGACCGTCATGGGCGCAGCTCGACTGGGCAATTTCGTTTTCGTGATGCGGGAACATCAGATCTGAACCGCCGCCGTGAATATCGAAATGCGAACCCAGCTGCTTGCAGTTCATTGCGGAACATTCGATATGCCAGCCCGGACGGCCGTTACCCCAGGGTGAGTTCCAGCTTGGCTCGCCCTCTTTGGACATTTTCCACAGCACGAAGTCCATTGGATTTCTTTTTACATCGGCCACTTCAACGCGTGCGCCAGCCTGAAGCTGGTCGAGATCCTGACGCGACAAAATACCGTAATCCGGATCGCTTTCAACAGAGAACATAACGTCACCGTTGATGGCGATGTAGGCATGATCGCGGTCGATCAACTGCTGCACTATCTCGATGATTTCCTGAATGTGGTGCGTCGCACGCGGCTCCAGGTCAGGAGGTAAAATACCCAGCGCGTCGAAATCGGCGTGCATTTCGGCGATCATGCGATCGGTCAGCTCAACAAAGCTTTCGCCGTTTTCGGCAGCACGTTTTATGATTTTGTCATCGATATCGGTGATGTTACGCACATATTTCAGTGAGTAACCCAAATAACGCAGATAGCGGGCAACGACATCAAAGGAAACGAACGTGCGACCATGTCCGATGTGACACAGGTCGTAAACAGTAATCCCACACACGTACATACCGATTTTTCCGGCATGAATTGGTTTAAATTCCTCTTTTTGGCGACTCAGGGTATTAAAAATCTTCAGCATCGAGCTATTCCAATTGTGTTGTGTGAAATTACTTAAACGGCAAAAAGGCGCAAATAATACCGCTTAGAACATTGGGTTTATAATATAACGAAAAACCCGCTACCGAAACGGGATAAGGCCCTCGCAGGGGAGATTGGCCCGTTATATTTGTTATAACATAACAGCTAAGCGTTCAATGTGCTTTCATTCTGTCTTAAAAAGCGGCGACAAAAGCAGAGGCTGACGGCTACTTTTGAGTTATGGTATAAGAAAAGGCTATAGTACGGCCTCATTAATGAGTAACACCAACAAAAGCAGGATGATTATTATGGTCACTTTTCACACCAATCACGGCGACATCGTTATCAACACCTTTGCTGACAAAGCGCCAGTCACCGTTGAAAACTTCCTGAACTACTGCCGTAAAGGTTTCTACGACAACACTATTTTCCACCGTGTCATTAACGGTTTCATGATTCAGGGCGGCGGTTTCGAGCCGGGTATGAACCAGAAAAACACTGACGCACCTATCAAAAACGAAGCGAACAACGGTTTGAAAAACACCCGTGGTACGCTGGCGATGGCGCGTACCAACGATCCACACTCCGCAACCGGGCAGTTCTTCATCAACCTGGTGGATAACGACTTCCTGAACCACAGCGGCCAGAACGCGCAGGGTTGGGGTTACTGCGTGTTTGCAGAAGTCAGCGAAGGCATGGACGTTGTCGACAAAATCAAAGCGGTTGCAACCGGTCGTAGCGGCATGCACCAGGATGTACCAAAAGAAGACGTGCTCGTGACAAGCGTTACCGTTAGCGAATAACGCGACGCAGGAATGACAACGTTTTTTATCGCAGATATCCATCTTTGCGACCAGGAACCGGCAATCACTGCCGGTTTTCTGCGTTTTTTACGCGAAGATGCGCCTAAAGCCGATGCGCTCTATATACTCGGCGACCTGTTTGAAGCCTGGATTGGCGATGACGACCCGCAACCGCTTCACACCGAAATCTCAAGTGCGCTCAATGCATTACATCAGCAAGGCGTGCCGTGTTTCTTCATTCACGGTAATCGCGACTTCCTGCTCGGCAGACGTTTTGCCCGTGACAGCCTGATGACATTGCTGCCCGAGAAAAAAGTACTCGAACTTTACGGACGCAGAGTGCTTATCCTGCACGGCGATACGCTTTGCACTGATGACATGAGCTACCAGAAATTTCGTAAAAAAGTACATAATCCACTGATTCAACGCATTTTTCTGGCCCTACCGCTCAAATGGCGTCTGAAGATTGCCGCGAAAATGCGCGCCGACAGCAAGGCCTCGAACAGCCATAAAGATCTGCGCATCATGGACGTCAATCAGCATGCCGTGACGCAGGAGATGCAGATGCACGGCGTCGAATGGATGATCCACGGCCATACACATCGTCCCGCCATTCACGACGTTCCGCTTGGCGACAAGCTCGGACATCGCGCGGTGCTTGGGGCCTGGCATGAAGAAGGCTCGATGGTGAAAGTCACGGCCGACGGCGTCGAACTTGTGACCTTCCCCTTTTAGTTTCAACCGCCTTTGGCAACAAGGTAAAATTAAACCGGCACCCCGCTGTGAAAACGGAACTGCTCGTCGGGCGTCAGTATCAGTTCCGCCTCTACCCTGCCCAACTCTTCGACCCGGTTCGCTGATGTCGGTCCCGGCATACTGCTGCGCCAAAGACAGATAATCCTGAAAATGCCGCGCCTCGGAGCGAAGCAGCGAGGTATAAAATCGCGATAGCGTCCTGTCGAGATACGGGGCAATTTTGGCGAAACGCTCGCAGGAACGGGCTTCGATGTAGGCGCCGATAATCAGGCGATCCACCAGCAAATGCATCTCGTCCTGATGCCGCGAATGTTTGAGCATGCCGTTGGCATAACGTGATGGCGTCAGGACTTCATAGCGGATATTGCGTTTTTGCATGATCTCGACCACTTGCTCGAAATGATGCAACTCTTCACGCGCCAGTCGGGCCGCGCAGAAAAGCAGTTCTGTGCGGTCAAGATAACGGGTCATCAGACTCATTGCCGACGCGGCGGCCTTCTTTTCGCAGTTGGCATGGTCAATCAGCATAATTTCTTGATTTTCAAGTGCGACATCGACCCAGCGACCAGGTGTTTCGCAGTGCAGAAAGTCATTGATAGGGGCCAGCAGGTCCTTATTCATGGCGTAAATTCCAGATAAAGTGCAACGAAAGGGGATTCGCCGATTATACAAAGTCATTACAGGATTCTCACCTGATTACGGCGACGCAACCGTTTTCCTAGCGGTTTTGCCGTGCTATTATTTGCGCCCTCTCGGTCAGGTAATCATTTTGTTTATATCGCCACCTGACAACGCTTGCATAATCACAGGAGCTTTACAGGCATGACATCCAACGTTACCCCGGCAAAAATCGCTATCGTCATGGGGTCTAAAAGTGACTGGGCTACCATGCAGTTCGCTGCTGACGTCCTCACAACGCTGAATATTCCCTTTCATGTCGAGATTGTCTCCGCTCACCGCACGCCGGACAAACTGTTCAGCTTTGCGGAGCAGGCGTCTGAAAAAGGTCTGGATGTCATCATCGCCGGTGCCGGCGGTGCAGCACACCTGCCGGGCATGATCGCTGCAAAAACGCTGGTGCCCGTTCTCGGCGTGCCAGTGCAGAGCGCAGCCCTGAGCGGCGTAGATAGCCTGTATTCCATCGTCCAGATGCCACGCGGCATTCCTGTCGGCACGCTGGCTATCGGCAAGGCGGGCGCTGCCAATGCGGCTCTGCTGGCGGCACAGATTCTGGCGCTTCACGACACGCGCATTGCCCAGGCGCTCGCGACCTGGCGTAAAGAGCAAACCGATGAAGTGCTGAACAACCCCGATCCGCGGGAGGAAGCATGAAGCCGGTCTGCGTACTCGGAAACGGCCAGTTAGGTCGCATGCTGCGTCAGGCGGGTGAACCTCTGGGAATTGCCGTGTATCCGGTCGGCATTGATGCCGAACCTGAAGCCGTGCCGTTCCAAAACAGCGTTATCACCGCCGAAATCGAGCGTTGGCCTGAAACCGCACTGACCCGCGAACTGGCAAGCCACACCGGCTTTGTGAATCGCGATATCTTCCCGCGTCTGGCCGACCGTCTGACCCAAAAACAGCTGCTCGACCAACTGGGTCTGGCGACCGCGCCCTGGCAGTTACTGGCCGATGCCACCGAGTGGAGCAATATTTATTCCACCCTGGGTGAACTGGCTATCGTCAAACGCCGCGTAGGCGGTTACGACGGCCGCGGCCAATGGCGTTTCCGTCAGGGTGAAGAAACTACCCTGCCGCAAGAATGCTACGGCGACTGTATCGTTGAACAGGGCATTAACTTCTCCGGTGAAGTGTCTCTGGTCGGCGCACGTGGCCACGATGGCAAGACGGTGTTTTATCCGCTGACGCATAACCTGCATCAGGACGGCATTCTGCGCACCAGCGTGGCATTGCCTACGCCGAATGCCGCGCAGCAGCAACAGGCAGAATCCATGTTGTCTGCCATCATGAACGAACTGGGCTATGTCGGCGTGATGGCGATGGAGTGCTTTATCGTCGAAGAAGGCCTGCTGATTAACGAACTGGCACCACGCGTTCACAACAGCGGCCACTGGACACAGAATGGGGCGTCCATCAGCCAGTTTGAGCTGCACCTGCGGGCCATTCTAAGCTTGCCGCTGCCAACGCCGGTCGCCAGTACGCCGTCGGTGATGGTCAACCTGATTGGTACCGACGTCAACCTCGACTGGCTGAGCCAGCCGCTGGTGAATCTGCACTGGTATGAAAAAGAAGTCCGTGCAGGCCGTAAAGTCGGACACCTTAACCTCAATGACGCCGACCCGCTGCTGCTGAAAGACAATTTGCAGGCGCTGATCCCGATGCTGCCTGCCGAATACGCCAGCGGCATCGAGTGGGCGCTCGACAAGCTGTAATCGGAAAAAAAGGGCACTCAGGTGCCCTTTTTCATGTCTTAAAATCAGCTCTGATAACTGCGGAACAGGGCTTTGCCCTTAAGCAGTCGAATCCCCAGCCAACCGCCGCACAGTGACAACAATATTGCGCTGGTTACCGGCACCGACCACCACAGCACCATGTTTGGCTGCCACGGGAAATCAAACACCTTGCGTTGAAGCAGCCAAAGCGCAGCCTCCGCGCCCACGGCTGCCGCAATCCCGGCGACAAGCCCGAGTACCGCAAACTCGCACCACAGTGTGCTACGCAGTAATTTCTTGCTGGCACCCAGAGTGCGGTATACCACCAACTCCTGACGACGCTGGCGCATGCCGACCTGAATCTGCGCCAGAAGCAGCAATCCGCCACACAGGATAACCAGAATCACCATGACTTCCAGCGCACGACTGACCTGCTGCAACACATCGCCTATCTGGCGCAGGATTGAGCCAATATCCAGCAGGCTCAGGGTCGGGAATTGGCGGTTAAGTTCAACCAGCAGTTTACCGTCGCCTTCATAGTGGAAGCTGGTCAGCCAACTTTGCGGCTGGGCATCCAGTGCGCCCGGCGGGAAGATAAAGTAGAAATTGGGCCGCAAACTGTCCCAGTCCACCTTGCGCAGGCTGGTCACCTTGGCGCTGAAATCTTGGGTATCACCGCTAAAGGTCACGGTATCGCCAAGCGCGATGCCCAAACGGTCGGCAATGCCTGAATCAATCGACACCTCGCCCGCCCTGGGAGCCCCGCTGCCTTCAAGAATCGTGTTGTGCGCAGGAAGGCCCTGCATCCACGTCAGATTGAGTTCGCGCTCCAACGCCTCGCGCCCAGAGTCGCCCGGACGAATCAGGTCGGTCGCCTCCTGCTGATTGATTTTGGTCAGTCTGACGCGAACGATGGGATAGAAGGTATCGGGCTCGACCTTGCGCTGACGCAGGAAGTCCGTGACCTGAGGCACTTGCTCTTTGGTCAGGTTCAGCAGGAAATAGTTCGGGCTGTCGGGAGGCAACTGTTGCTGCCACTGGTTGAGAAGATCACCTCGCAGCACCAGCAGTAATGCCAGCAGCATAAAGGACATCGAAAAGGCTGCCAGCTGACTCAACGTGACCCAGGGCTGGCGCAGGAGACGATTAATCGCCAGCCGCAGCCCCAAATGACTGACGGTGAGGCGGCGCAGCAACAGCAGACTCAACCAGCCAATGCCGCCCAGCAGCAGCGAAAGCACGACAATACCGGCAAGGAGCGCCCATAGCAGCGGACTATTGCCGACCAGCGCCACCAGCAGACCAACCACAACCAGAGTGATGATGGGCAAAAAATAGCGCAGCGGCCAGACATTGGCGACCACATCCTGACGTAACACTCTTAAAGGCAGCGTGGCAGCCAATTGTCGGTAAGGCCGCAAACCGACCAGCAGCGAAATCACCACCAGCGCGCCCATTGACCACACCCACGGCCATAATCCGGCCGGCGGTAATTTATTCGGCAGCACCGGCGCCAGCATTTTCATCAGGATAGCTTCGAAACCGAGTCCGACTACGCTACCCACGATTGCCGCCAGCAATAAAACGGCAACCCATTGACCAATAATCAGTTTTTGCAACGCCTTGCGCCCTGCTCCGAGCGTTTTCAGCACCGCAACGAGGTCATAGCGGCTTCGGCAGTAGTGATTCATCGACACCGCAACGGCAGCAATCGACAGCATCAGGGTCAATAGGGCCGACAACGTCAGAAATTGCTGCGAACGTTGCAGCGAACCGGCTGAGTGCGCCGTCTGACTCTTCCATGCCGTACCAGCGCTGATCGGGTTTCAACAGCCCCTTTATCGCTTCGCCATAGCGCGCAATATTCTCGGCCGAACCGGCGAACATATAGCGGTAGGTCAGACGACTGCCCGGCTGAATCGCACCTGTCTTTTCCACATCCTGCAAATTCATGATAATTCGCGGAGCGGTCTGGAAAGGGTTGAAACCGGAATCAGGTTCCTGATTAATGACGGCCGCAATGCGCAGCGTGGTATCGCCGACGTCGAGATTATCGCCGACCTTGAGGTTGAGCAGTGCCAGCAGGCGCGGAGCGACCAGCACGGTACCGGGCTGCGGTTTGACACCGGGCGGTTGTGTATCCAGATTCCCGTACAGCGGATAGGCCAAATCCGTCGCTTTTACGGAAGCAAGCTGGGGCGAGTCGGCGGCAAACGTCATGGTCATGAACGACAGCTGACGGCTGACTTTCAACCCCTGCTGACGGGCATCTTCAATCCAGGCCTCGGTAATGGGATGGGCAGAACGCAGCACTCTGTCACCGGCAATAAAATCGCGACTTTGCTCGCTCAGCCCTTTGTCCATACGATCGCTGATGCTGCCCAGCGCCAGCACGCAGGCGACGGCAAGCGTCAGGGAAAGCCAGACAATCAGCAGTGACGGCGAACGCCACTCACGCCAGAACCATCGCCAGATCATGCATCCTCCCACAATTTTCCATCGCGTAACCGCAGACGCCGCTGGCAACGCGCGGCCAGTTGTTCGTCGTGGGTCACCAGAATCAGTGTCGTTTTGTTATCGCGGTTAAACGAGAACAGCAGTTCGGCAATACGCTCACCGGTTTGGCGGTCGAGATTCCCGGTGGGTTCATCGGCAAACAGCAACCTGGGTTTGCCGATAAAGGCACGAGCCAGAGCAACGCGCTGTTGTTCGCCACCGGAAAGCTGCGCCGGAAGATGATGCAAACGTTCCCCAAGTCCAAGCTGGTTTAGCAGTTGCACGGCCTGCTCGCGACTGCTGGCATCGGTTTCACCGCGCAGCAAGGCAGGAAGCTGCACGTTTTCCAGCGCATTGAGAGTCGGAACCAGCATGAAAGACTGAAAGACAAAGCCGACATTTTTGGCTCGCAGCGCCGCCCGCCCCTCTTCATTCAATGAAGACAGCGGCTTTCCGAGCAGCGTGACCTCCCCGCTGCTGCCGTCATCCAAACCGGCCAAAATGCCCAGCAAGGTGGATTTCCCCGAACCCGACTCGCCGATCAGCGCTATAGTCTGAGCGGGTTTGACAACCAGCTCAACACCGGACAGGATGGATAGTTCATGTTCCCCTTGACCGACGTGTTTACTAAGATGATGAACTTCAAGTACGTTTTCCGCTGGCATCTTCCCTTCCTTCTGTTGATGGGAATGTTAAGTTTCCGCGCCGCTGCTGCTGAT
It encodes:
- the purE gene encoding 5-(carboxyamino)imidazole ribonucleotide mutase; this translates as MTSNVTPAKIAIVMGSKSDWATMQFAADVLTTLNIPFHVEIVSAHRTPDKLFSFAEQASEKGLDVIIAGAGGAAHLPGMIAAKTLVPVLGVPVQSAALSGVDSLYSIVQMPRGIPVGTLAIGKAGAANAALLAAQILALHDTRIAQALATWRKEQTDEVLNNPDPREEA
- the ppiB gene encoding peptidylprolyl isomerase B — its product is MVTFHTNHGDIVINTFADKAPVTVENFLNYCRKGFYDNTIFHRVINGFMIQGGGFEPGMNQKNTDAPIKNEANNGLKNTRGTLAMARTNDPHSATGQFFINLVDNDFLNHSGQNAQGWGYCVFAEVSEGMDVVDKIKAVATGRSGMHQDVPKEDVLVTSVTVSE
- the purK gene encoding 5-(carboxyamino)imidazole ribonucleotide synthase, giving the protein MKPVCVLGNGQLGRMLRQAGEPLGIAVYPVGIDAEPEAVPFQNSVITAEIERWPETALTRELASHTGFVNRDIFPRLADRLTQKQLLDQLGLATAPWQLLADATEWSNIYSTLGELAIVKRRVGGYDGRGQWRFRQGEETTLPQECYGDCIVEQGINFSGEVSLVGARGHDGKTVFYPLTHNLHQDGILRTSVALPTPNAAQQQQAESMLSAIMNELGYVGVMAMECFIVEEGLLINELAPRVHNSGHWTQNGASISQFELHLRAILSLPLPTPVASTPSVMVNLIGTDVNLDWLSQPLVNLHWYEKEVRAGRKVGHLNLNDADPLLLKDNLQALIPMLPAEYASGIEWALDKL
- the ybcJ gene encoding ribosome-associated protein YbcJ, whose product is METFYLESHPHVELCDLLKFMGWCESGAAAKAVIAEGLVKVNGQVETRKRCKIVADQQIEFASSKMVVKASE
- the cysS gene encoding cysteine--tRNA ligase, with amino-acid sequence MLKIFNTLSRQKEEFKPIHAGKIGMYVCGITVYDLCHIGHGRTFVSFDVVARYLRYLGYSLKYVRNITDIDDKIIKRAAENGESFVELTDRMIAEMHADFDALGILPPDLEPRATHHIQEIIEIVQQLIDRDHAYIAINGDVMFSVESDPDYGILSRQDLDQLQAGARVEVADVKRNPMDFVLWKMSKEGEPSWNSPWGNGRPGWHIECSAMNCKQLGSHFDIHGGGSDLMFPHHENEIAQSSCAHDGPYVNTWMHSGMVMIDREKMSKSLDNFFTVRDVLKYYDAESVRYFLMSGHYRSQLNYSEENLKLARTSMERLYTALRGTDATAAPAGGEAFEARFRAAMDDDFNTPEAYSVLFDMARDINRLKSENLEAANGLAAELRRLAGVLGLLTQEPEQFLQSGAQSDDGEVAEIEALIKQRNDARASKDWAMADKARDRLNEMGIVLEDGAAGTTWRRK
- the ybbA gene encoding putative ABC transporter ATP-binding protein YbbA, with amino-acid sequence MPAENVLEVHHLSKHVGQGEHELSILSGVELVVKPAQTIALIGESGSGKSTLLGILAGLDDGSSGEVTLLGKPLSSLNEEGRAALRAKNVGFVFQSFMLVPTLNALENVQLPALLRGETDASSREQAVQLLNQLGLGERLHHLPAQLSGGEQQRVALARAFIGKPRLLFADEPTGNLDRQTGERIAELLFSFNRDNKTTLILVTHDEQLAARCQRRLRLRDGKLWEDA
- the lpxH gene encoding UDP-2,3-diacylglucosamine diphosphatase encodes the protein MTTFFIADIHLCDQEPAITAGFLRFLREDAPKADALYILGDLFEAWIGDDDPQPLHTEISSALNALHQQGVPCFFIHGNRDFLLGRRFARDSLMTLLPEKKVLELYGRRVLILHGDTLCTDDMSYQKFRKKVHNPLIQRIFLALPLKWRLKIAAKMRADSKASNSHKDLRIMDVNQHAVTQEMQMHGVEWMIHGHTHRPAIHDVPLGDKLGHRAVLGAWHEEGSMVKVTADGVELVTFPF